A region from the Sphingomonas brevis genome encodes:
- a CDS encoding EF-hand domain-containing protein, which yields MTRWIAGIAAVFLLVAGAVFALQGHAEAPGIAPAPEPRLAAASGESLSIPDAPEADAKGKEQRRFARADANEDGKLSMAELMEPRRKSFGKLDVDHDGRLSFEEWAA from the coding sequence ATGACCCGTTGGATCGCCGGCATCGCTGCCGTTTTTTTACTTGTCGCTGGCGCCGTCTTCGCGCTGCAAGGCCATGCCGAGGCACCCGGAATAGCTCCGGCGCCGGAACCACGCCTGGCGGCGGCGTCAGGCGAGAGTCTATCAATCCCTGACGCTCCGGAGGCTGACGCCAAGGGCAAGGAGCAAAGGCGCTTCGCTCGCGCCGATGCAAATGAGGATGGCAAGCTCAGCATGGCGGAGCTGATGGAGCCTCGGCGCAAGTCATTCGGCAAACTGGATGTCGACCATGATGGCAGATTGAGTTTCGAGGAGTGGGCCGCTTGA
- a CDS encoding endonuclease domain-containing protein, which translates to MPPRRERNETVLRARALRREMTLPEVLLWRELRRRPGSLKFRRQHPFGRCIVDFYCPAARLVIEIDGMAHQMGSEADRDRRRDSWLRSQGLHVARFAVPEVMNDLEAVVREIVRTALSRLPLHQAALGSPPQDRILGRN; encoded by the coding sequence GTGCCGCCACGACGCGAGAGAAACGAAACTGTCCTTCGTGCCAGGGCGCTGAGACGAGAAATGACGTTGCCTGAGGTCCTGCTTTGGCGGGAATTACGCAGGCGACCGGGAAGTCTCAAGTTCAGGCGGCAACATCCATTCGGGCGCTGTATTGTTGACTTCTATTGTCCGGCTGCGCGCTTGGTCATCGAGATTGACGGAATGGCCCATCAAATGGGTTCGGAGGCCGACCGAGATCGTCGTCGCGACAGCTGGTTGCGAAGCCAAGGGTTACACGTGGCTCGCTTTGCCGTGCCTGAAGTGATGAACGATTTGGAAGCAGTGGTCCGTGAGATTGTCCGAACCGCTTTGAGCCGTTTACCCCTCCACCAAGCTGCGCTTGGTTCCCCTCCCCAAGATCGGATCTTGGGGAGGAACTGA
- the trmFO gene encoding methylenetetrahydrofolate--tRNA-(uracil(54)-C(5))-methyltransferase (FADH(2)-oxidizing) TrmFO — protein sequence MTQDVHIIGGGLAGSEAAWQLAATGLKVRLSEMRGGGDMTPAHESDRLAEMVCSNSFRSDDAENNAVGLLHQEMRALGSLIMMAADQHRVPAGSALAVDREAFAAEVTSRIADHPGIEVVRERVDALPASGSTIIATGPLTAPGLAEAIAKITGSDALAFFDAIAPIVHRDSIDMDVCWMAARWDKGGKDYINCPMTKDQYDAFVAALNEGEKTEFKEWEKDTPYFEGCMPIEVMAARGVETLRFGPMKGVGLDDPRTGRWPHAVVQLRQDNALGTLWNMVGFQTKLKHGEQVRIFRTIPGLENAEFARLGGIHRNSFIRSPELLDEQLRLKAMPNIRFAGQITGCEGYVESAAIGLLAARFAAAELQGRTLPTPPPQTALGALVGHITGGADAETYQPMNVNFGLMPPIEGPKAKKADRKRLYTDRARAALKEWLKSVPPQDPILGRGTKRSLVEG from the coding sequence ATGACTCAAGACGTTCACATCATTGGCGGCGGACTGGCCGGTTCCGAAGCTGCGTGGCAGCTGGCGGCAACGGGGCTGAAGGTCCGCCTCAGCGAAATGCGCGGAGGCGGCGACATGACGCCCGCGCATGAGAGCGACCGGCTGGCCGAAATGGTCTGCTCGAACAGCTTCCGCTCGGACGATGCCGAAAACAATGCCGTGGGCTTGTTGCACCAGGAGATGCGGGCGCTGGGCTCGCTGATCATGATGGCGGCCGACCAGCACCGGGTTCCCGCTGGATCTGCCCTGGCCGTCGATCGCGAAGCCTTCGCCGCGGAAGTAACTTCACGGATTGCCGACCATCCGGGGATCGAAGTCGTGCGGGAACGGGTCGATGCACTACCTGCCTCCGGATCGACGATCATCGCGACCGGCCCCCTGACGGCGCCCGGCCTGGCCGAGGCGATCGCCAAGATCACCGGCAGCGACGCCCTCGCCTTTTTCGATGCCATCGCTCCGATCGTTCACCGCGATAGCATCGACATGGACGTCTGCTGGATGGCGGCGCGGTGGGACAAGGGCGGCAAGGACTATATCAACTGCCCGATGACGAAGGATCAGTATGATGCCTTTGTCGCGGCGCTGAACGAGGGTGAAAAGACCGAGTTCAAGGAGTGGGAGAAGGACACGCCCTATTTCGAGGGCTGCATGCCGATCGAGGTAATGGCGGCGCGCGGGGTCGAAACGCTCCGCTTTGGACCGATGAAGGGCGTCGGCCTCGACGATCCGCGCACCGGTCGCTGGCCGCACGCCGTCGTGCAGCTTCGCCAGGACAATGCGCTCGGCACGCTATGGAACATGGTCGGCTTCCAGACCAAGCTGAAGCATGGCGAGCAGGTGCGCATCTTTCGCACCATTCCCGGGCTGGAGAATGCCGAGTTCGCCCGGCTGGGCGGTATCCACCGCAACAGCTTCATCAGATCGCCCGAATTGCTCGACGAACAGTTGCGCCTGAAGGCCATGCCGAACATCCGCTTCGCCGGTCAGATCACCGGCTGCGAAGGCTATGTCGAAAGCGCCGCGATCGGCCTGCTGGCGGCACGATTTGCCGCGGCGGAGTTGCAGGGCCGGACCCTCCCCACCCCGCCCCCGCAGACCGCGCTGGGTGCGCTGGTAGGTCACATTACCGGCGGCGCCGACGCGGAGACCTATCAGCCGATGAACGTCAACTTCGGGCTGATGCCGCCGATCGAGGGCCCCAAGGCAAAAAAGGCCGACCGCAAGCGGCTGTACACCGACCGGGCCCGCGCCGCGCTGAAGGAATGGTTGAAATCAGTTCCTCCCCAAGATCCGATCTTGGGGAGGGGAACCAAGCGCAGCTTGGTGGAGGGGTAA
- a CDS encoding DUF488 domain-containing protein, giving the protein MHIFTIGYEATTMGEFLASLEQAGVKRVIDIRAVPNSRRPGFSKNPLKNALAEVGIDYVHLKALGTPADGRSAARAGRQEDLERIYAGQLDLPEAMVQSEQMRELAAEAPSALLCFERDPAGCHRTLLLAAEAPNAEVTHLFP; this is encoded by the coding sequence ATGCACATCTTCACCATCGGTTATGAAGCGACAACGATGGGCGAGTTTCTCGCTTCGCTGGAGCAGGCGGGCGTCAAGCGAGTGATCGATATCAGGGCCGTGCCCAATTCGCGCAGGCCCGGTTTTTCGAAGAACCCCCTCAAGAACGCGCTGGCCGAGGTCGGGATCGATTATGTTCACCTGAAAGCGCTGGGGACACCCGCGGACGGCCGTTCAGCGGCGAGGGCCGGACGGCAGGAGGATCTGGAGCGAATTTACGCCGGCCAGCTGGATCTGCCCGAAGCAATGGTCCAGTCCGAGCAAATGCGCGAGCTGGCGGCCGAAGCGCCAAGCGCGCTTCTTTGCTTTGAGCGCGATCCCGCCGGCTGCCACCGTACTCTGCTGTTGGCGGCTGAGGCGCCGAACGCCGAAGTGACCCACCTTTTCCCCTAA
- a CDS encoding host attachment family protein, which translates to MPLANNALVLVTDGRKTLFFRNEGDENQIDLRTEDFDEREDLRDGEMKTDAPGAIGQGGGYSGRVAYEETDFHQQEEDRWAVAAAEQVNRRALRNDFDQLVIIAPPKTLGVLRKKLHKEAERKLLCEIPKEMTRRPIPDIEALLVGETKAEAPADF; encoded by the coding sequence ATGCCGCTCGCCAACAACGCCCTTGTCCTGGTCACCGATGGCCGCAAGACGCTCTTCTTCCGCAACGAAGGCGACGAAAACCAGATCGACCTCCGCACCGAGGATTTCGATGAGCGGGAGGATCTTAGGGACGGCGAAATGAAAACCGATGCGCCAGGCGCGATCGGCCAGGGTGGCGGTTACAGCGGGCGGGTGGCCTATGAGGAGACCGATTTCCACCAGCAGGAGGAAGACCGTTGGGCCGTGGCTGCGGCCGAGCAGGTCAACCGGCGAGCGCTGCGCAACGATTTCGACCAGCTGGTGATCATCGCACCGCCCAAGACCCTCGGTGTCCTGCGCAAGAAGTTGCACAAGGAAGCCGAGCGGAAACTGCTGTGCGAAATTCCCAAGGAGATGACCCGCCGCCCGATCCCCGACATTGAGGCGCTTCTGGTCGGCGAGACCAAAGCGGAAGCTCCCGCCGACTTTTAG
- the gyrA gene encoding DNA gyrase subunit A, translated as MATQPPADEHQHGDIAPISIVEEMKTSYLDYAMSVIVSRALPDVRDGLKPVHRRILHACQEAGYVAGRPYRKSSRIVGDVMGKYHPHGDQAIYDALARMVQSWSLRVPLIDGQGNFGSMDPDPPAAMRYTEARLAKVANFLLGDIDKDTVDFQPNYDASEREPQVLPARFPNLLVNGAGGIAVGMATNIPPHNLGEVLAACRAYMDDPTISSEGLMEHVKGPDFPTAPLILGTSGIRAAYTTGRGSILMRSRAHVEEGRGDRRSIVLTAIPYQVGKSGLVEKIAEAAKDKRIEGVSDIRDESNREGVRIVIDLKRDATPEVVLNQLWRHTPAQSSFPANMLAIRGGRPETLALRDIIESFVKFREEVITRRSKFELLKARERAHILLGLVVAVTNLDEVVKLIRGSASPAEAREKLLERDWAADQIRQYIALVEAVEPQAKGESYRLTEIQVRAILELRLHRLTALGRDEIGGELEGLAKNIGELLEILSNRARLYEVMREEFDEVDAEFATPRVAEITAAFDGLEDEDLIEVEDMVVTVTMTGYIKRTPLALFREQKRGGKGRSGMSTKDEDIVTELFVTSTHNPVLFFSNIGRVYRMKVWRLPEGGPTAKGRPMVNLLPLAEGETITTVLPLPQDEAEWGGLHIMFATAKGTVRRNSMDAFTNIPTAGKIAMKFGTSEEGEEGEEDNLDRIIGVELLTEDDDVLLATRNGKAIRFKSTDVREFQSRASMGVRGVRLQGDDQVISMSILRRVGTTPEEREAYLRCPAWREKDEECTLPADRYAALVDGEQFLLTVTENGYGKRSSTYEYRRTNRGGQGIINIVTSERNGGVVASFPVKPGESLMLVTDQGKMIRTTVGDIRIAGRNTQGVTIFNVKDQEKVVSVAKIDESDEEEVELDGGDEIAPESGGDTSEDLAAGPDDGQ; from the coding sequence TTGGCGACCCAGCCTCCCGCCGACGAACATCAACACGGCGACATTGCCCCCATCTCCATCGTCGAGGAGATGAAGACCAGTTACCTCGATTATGCCATGTCGGTGATCGTCAGCCGCGCGCTGCCTGACGTGCGCGACGGTCTGAAGCCGGTCCACCGCCGCATCCTGCATGCCTGCCAGGAGGCGGGCTATGTCGCCGGGCGGCCCTATCGCAAATCGAGCCGCATCGTCGGTGACGTCATGGGTAAGTATCACCCCCACGGCGACCAGGCGATTTACGATGCGCTGGCCCGCATGGTGCAGAGCTGGTCGCTGCGTGTGCCGCTGATCGACGGCCAGGGTAATTTCGGCTCGATGGACCCCGATCCGCCGGCCGCCATGCGTTACACTGAAGCCCGGCTCGCCAAGGTGGCCAACTTCCTGCTTGGCGACATCGACAAGGACACGGTCGACTTCCAACCCAACTACGACGCCAGCGAGCGCGAGCCGCAGGTGCTGCCCGCGCGCTTCCCAAACCTGTTGGTCAATGGCGCCGGTGGCATTGCGGTCGGCATGGCGACGAACATTCCGCCGCACAATTTGGGCGAGGTGCTTGCCGCGTGCCGCGCCTATATGGACGACCCGACGATCAGCTCCGAAGGGCTGATGGAGCATGTCAAAGGTCCGGACTTCCCGACCGCGCCGCTGATCCTGGGCACTTCGGGCATCCGGGCGGCTTATACGACAGGCCGCGGATCGATCCTGATGCGCAGCAGGGCGCACGTCGAGGAAGGGCGCGGCGATCGCCGCTCGATCGTTTTGACCGCCATCCCTTACCAGGTTGGCAAGTCGGGCCTGGTCGAAAAGATCGCCGAGGCAGCCAAGGACAAGCGGATCGAAGGCGTCTCGGATATTCGCGATGAATCCAACCGCGAGGGCGTCCGGATTGTCATCGACCTCAAGCGCGATGCCACGCCCGAAGTCGTGCTGAACCAGCTGTGGCGCCACACTCCCGCCCAGTCGAGCTTCCCGGCCAATATGCTCGCGATCCGCGGCGGCCGCCCCGAAACGCTCGCGCTCCGCGACATCATCGAAAGCTTCGTCAAATTCCGCGAAGAGGTTATCACCCGCCGCTCAAAGTTCGAGCTGCTGAAGGCACGCGAACGCGCTCATATCCTGCTTGGCCTGGTGGTCGCGGTCACCAATCTCGACGAGGTGGTGAAGCTGATCCGCGGCTCGGCCAGTCCCGCCGAGGCTCGTGAAAAGCTGCTCGAGCGCGATTGGGCCGCGGATCAAATCCGCCAGTACATCGCACTTGTCGAAGCGGTGGAACCGCAGGCCAAGGGCGAATCCTATCGCCTGACGGAGATCCAGGTCCGCGCAATCCTGGAATTGCGCCTGCACCGCCTGACCGCTTTGGGCCGTGACGAAATCGGCGGCGAACTCGAAGGGCTCGCCAAGAATATCGGCGAGCTGTTGGAGATCCTTAGCAATCGCGCCCGCCTGTACGAGGTCATGCGTGAGGAGTTCGACGAGGTCGATGCCGAGTTCGCAACGCCCCGCGTGGCCGAGATCACCGCCGCATTCGACGGGCTTGAGGACGAAGACCTGATCGAGGTCGAGGACATGGTCGTGACGGTGACCATGACCGGCTACATCAAGCGCACTCCCCTCGCCCTGTTCCGCGAGCAGAAGCGCGGCGGCAAGGGCCGCTCGGGCATGTCGACCAAGGATGAAGACATCGTCACGGAGCTGTTCGTCACCTCGACACACAACCCGGTGCTGTTTTTCTCCAACATCGGCCGAGTCTACCGGATGAAGGTATGGCGGCTGCCGGAAGGCGGGCCGACCGCAAAGGGCCGCCCGATGGTCAACCTCCTGCCGCTGGCCGAAGGGGAAACGATCACGACAGTGCTCCCGCTACCCCAGGACGAGGCCGAATGGGGTGGGCTGCACATCATGTTCGCCACTGCGAAGGGGACGGTCCGGCGCAATTCGATGGATGCCTTCACCAACATTCCGACTGCAGGCAAGATTGCGATGAAATTCGGCACCTCCGAGGAGGGCGAAGAGGGCGAAGAGGATAACCTCGACCGAATTATCGGCGTCGAATTGCTGACCGAAGACGATGACGTGCTGCTTGCCACCCGCAACGGCAAGGCGATCCGCTTCAAGTCGACTGACGTGCGCGAATTCCAGAGCCGCGCCTCGATGGGTGTGCGCGGCGTCAGGCTGCAGGGTGACGACCAGGTCATCTCCATGTCGATCCTGCGCCGGGTCGGCACGACCCCGGAGGAACGCGAAGCCTATCTCCGCTGCCCGGCCTGGCGGGAAAAGGACGAGGAATGCACCCTGCCCGCCGATCGCTACGCCGCCTTGGTGGATGGCGAACAGTTTCTGCTGACCGTTACCGAGAACGGCTACGGTAAGCGCTCGTCGACCTATGAATATCGCCGCACCAATCGCGGCGGTCAGGGCATCATCAACATCGTTACGTCCGAACGTAACGGCGGCGTGGTTGCAAGCTTTCCCGTCAAGCCAGGTGAATCTCTGATGCTGGTCACCGACCAGGGGAAGATGATCCGCACGACCGTGGGCGATATCCGGATTGCCGGACGCAACACGCAAGGCGTCACCATCTTCAACGTCAAGGACCAGGAAAAGGTCGTGTCGGTCGCCAAGATCGACGAGAGCGACGAGGAAGAGGTAGAACTGGACGGGGGCGACGAGATTGCGCCGGAAAGTGGCGGCGATACGTCGGAAGACCTCGCCGCTGGTCCGGACGACGGCCAATAG
- a CDS encoding tetratricopeptide repeat protein: MKLTSTAMALLLAGAGFAIATPAQAQYGSAPPAPTPSSNQMSDDAAKQDSGNQPKVSGAAKKEIVELQTAVNNKDVANIPAKAAAAKAKAKTKDDKYIIAQLQLKAAIAANDNAAMASSLQEVVDSGFLKPAEVGPVFLNLGKLQYNAKAYDAAGFAFDQVLKSDPNNVEALVLLAETRNNQNRTAEAIGLIQKAIAARTAAGQKAEEAWYKRAVALSYNAKLPTAPTLAREWVSAYPNPGNWRDTIRIYQMSTHAADAALLDSMRLARATGSLAGENDYYRYASTLVTKGFPGEAKAVLDQGFAAKAIDRSKDMFSQLYGTASGRAQGDQASLAASATAAKAAPDAKKAMVIAEAYYGYGDYSQSADLLRAALGKSGVDKDLANLRLGMALAQAGDKAGATAALNSAGGAQADLAKLWLAYVAQKG; encoded by the coding sequence ATGAAACTAACTTCGACTGCCATGGCGCTGCTGCTCGCAGGTGCAGGCTTCGCGATCGCTACCCCGGCCCAGGCGCAATATGGTTCCGCGCCGCCGGCGCCGACGCCGTCCTCCAACCAGATGAGCGATGACGCCGCCAAGCAGGATAGCGGCAACCAGCCAAAGGTCTCAGGCGCGGCCAAGAAGGAGATCGTCGAGCTCCAAACGGCAGTCAACAACAAGGATGTGGCCAATATCCCAGCGAAGGCTGCGGCCGCCAAGGCCAAGGCCAAGACCAAGGACGACAAATATATTATCGCGCAGCTGCAGCTGAAGGCGGCGATCGCTGCCAACGACAATGCCGCGATGGCAAGCAGCCTCCAGGAGGTTGTCGACAGCGGATTCCTGAAGCCGGCCGAAGTGGGACCAGTCTTCCTCAACCTCGGCAAGCTTCAGTATAACGCCAAGGCTTATGACGCCGCCGGATTTGCCTTCGACCAGGTGTTGAAGAGCGATCCGAATAACGTCGAGGCGCTCGTCCTCCTGGCTGAAACGCGCAACAACCAAAACCGCACGGCCGAGGCAATTGGCTTGATCCAGAAGGCCATTGCGGCGCGGACTGCTGCCGGCCAGAAGGCCGAGGAAGCCTGGTACAAGCGGGCAGTGGCGCTGTCGTACAATGCCAAGCTGCCGACTGCTCCCACCTTGGCGCGTGAGTGGGTTTCAGCCTACCCCAACCCCGGCAACTGGCGTGACACGATCCGCATCTACCAGATGTCGACGCACGCCGCCGATGCGGCATTGCTGGACTCGATGCGCCTGGCACGCGCCACCGGATCGCTGGCCGGCGAAAATGACTATTACCGCTACGCCAGCACGCTTGTGACCAAGGGGTTCCCGGGCGAAGCCAAGGCCGTGCTCGACCAGGGCTTTGCCGCCAAGGCGATCGATCGGTCGAAGGACATGTTCAGCCAGCTCTACGGCACGGCGTCGGGCCGGGCCCAGGGTGACCAGGCGTCGCTGGCCGCATCGGCGACCGCCGCCAAGGCCGCACCGGACGCCAAGAAGGCGATGGTGATCGCCGAGGCCTATTATGGCTATGGCGATTACAGCCAGTCGGCCGACCTGCTGCGCGCCGCGCTCGGCAAGAGCGGAGTCGACAAGGACCTCGCCAATCTTCGGCTTGGCATGGCGCTGGCCCAGGCGGGCGACAAGGCCGGAGCGACGGCTGCGCTCAATTCCGCGGGCGGAGCCCAAGCGGATCTTGCCAAATTGTGGCTCGCCTACGTCGCCCAAAAAGGCTGA
- a CDS encoding sensor histidine kinase: MTQPVADAHDRTVRWRQLVDLLSRPHYEIDPALLDAALTMVRTGMRSVARPIRAATARSIAGRAAEPRLIAIFAGDRLEVAAPLLAAAPLNDAGWAEVAAAASKEVASFMRTIRGDVSEASEPIAEESAAPAAEEPHPSIGDIAARIERLKTKREAGEPELMDDASQDLPRPPAALPQHSLTPGLFRWECDAAGEIGWVEGAPRGALIGRSLPGEEGAPRELIRAFTDRLPFEDTLITLPTPALDGDWRLSGIPAFSPVDGRFLGYRGIARREGQQVDAPSAPPKLAAAADAEALRETIHEIKTPLNAIIGFAEIIDGQYLGPAHRNYRQRAAEIVVQARMLLAAIEDLDFAARLQGRQPGKVDAAPLAEIMAPLVEEWANQALANGVQLRVSPQTSQLRSSLDRDLAERLLKRFLRAVIDSTAAHETIHVEAKEGRGRLTIAVSRPATTLHLGESRLFDPAYSTEATGEGASLGLGFALRLVRGLARLAGGDLRLSASDLTLILPLA, translated from the coding sequence ATGACCCAACCGGTCGCCGATGCGCACGACCGGACTGTCCGCTGGCGCCAGCTCGTCGACCTCCTGTCCCGCCCACATTACGAAATCGATCCCGCTCTTCTGGATGCGGCATTGACGATGGTCAGGACCGGCATGCGGTCGGTCGCGCGGCCGATCCGCGCCGCAACCGCCCGGAGCATTGCCGGCCGCGCCGCCGAGCCCCGCCTGATCGCGATTTTCGCTGGCGACCGGCTTGAGGTGGCCGCGCCGCTGCTCGCCGCTGCTCCGCTCAATGACGCGGGCTGGGCGGAGGTGGCCGCTGCCGCGAGCAAGGAAGTCGCGTCCTTCATGCGGACGATCAGGGGAGACGTGTCTGAAGCTTCAGAGCCGATTGCTGAGGAGAGTGCCGCCCCGGCCGCCGAAGAGCCGCATCCCTCGATTGGCGACATTGCCGCCCGCATCGAACGGTTGAAGACCAAGCGCGAGGCTGGCGAGCCGGAACTGATGGACGACGCGTCGCAGGACTTGCCGCGGCCGCCAGCGGCTTTGCCGCAGCACTCGCTTACCCCCGGCCTTTTCCGATGGGAGTGCGACGCAGCGGGTGAGATCGGCTGGGTCGAGGGCGCACCGCGCGGGGCCTTGATCGGTCGGAGCTTGCCGGGCGAGGAAGGCGCCCCGCGAGAGCTTATTCGGGCGTTCACCGACCGGCTGCCGTTTGAAGATACGCTGATTACGCTGCCGACGCCCGCGCTTGACGGTGACTGGCGCTTGTCCGGAATCCCGGCCTTTTCGCCTGTCGACGGCCGTTTTCTCGGTTACCGCGGAATCGCTCGCCGCGAGGGTCAGCAGGTCGATGCGCCCTCGGCGCCCCCGAAGCTTGCCGCGGCCGCCGATGCCGAAGCGCTTCGCGAGACAATCCACGAGATCAAGACCCCGTTGAATGCCATCATCGGCTTTGCCGAGATCATCGACGGCCAATATCTCGGGCCGGCGCACCGCAACTATCGCCAACGCGCGGCGGAGATTGTCGTCCAGGCAAGGATGTTGCTGGCAGCGATCGAGGATCTCGACTTCGCCGCGCGGCTGCAGGGCCGCCAGCCCGGCAAGGTCGATGCCGCGCCACTGGCTGAAATTATGGCCCCGCTGGTCGAGGAATGGGCCAACCAGGCGCTTGCCAATGGCGTGCAGCTGCGGGTCTCTCCGCAAACGAGCCAGCTTCGCTCGAGCCTCGATCGGGACCTGGCCGAACGGCTGCTGAAGCGGTTCCTTCGGGCGGTGATCGATTCCACCGCCGCGCACGAAACCATCCACGTGGAGGCCAAGGAGGGCAGGGGTCGGCTTACGATCGCGGTCAGCCGGCCCGCGACGACGCTGCATCTTGGCGAATCGCGACTGTTCGACCCGGCCTATTCGACCGAAGCAACGGGCGAGGGAGCAAGCCTGGGTCTCGGTTTTGCACTGCGCCTGGTTCGCGGCCTCGCACGCCTGGCTGGGGGCGACCTTCGGCTTTCGGCATCGGATCTGACGCTGATATTGCCACTTGCCTGA
- a CDS encoding M20/M25/M40 family metallo-hydrolase, with translation MVRSFVAAALLAAASPISAQVHASPLVDPKVASLRDLALDRDQHAWDIVEGLTTEVGPRLAGTQAEARARDWAVTRLTAMGFANVRIEPFDMPVWSRGFESAEILAPFPQRMVVAALGNSGSTGPEGVTGEIVAFDSVDALKAAPDAAVRGKIVFVDHLMPANQDGSGYGQFGAPRRQGPTIASQKGAQAIVIRSIGTDHHRNPHTGVMTFSDGAKPIPAGALSIPDAEQLVRIIKRGQPVRMRLVLQNQTIPGQSGNVIAEVPGRDPSLPPVLVGGHLDSWDQGTGAIDDGAGVAIAAAAAKRIMDAGRPLRTIRVVWFGAEEPGLFGGEAYRAKYGKQPHYALIESDFGADKIWKVDSKLGDARKAEAEAIGKALAPLGIVTGKFDEADGSDIGPMLKDGHPGVGLSQDGTRYFDIHHTPDDTLDKIDPAQLRQNVAAWTAVLAILSGGIEEPKARKRR, from the coding sequence ATGGTTCGTTCGTTCGTCGCAGCCGCGCTGCTCGCCGCCGCTTCTCCCATTTCAGCCCAAGTTCATGCTTCGCCGTTGGTCGACCCCAAGGTTGCGTCACTGCGCGACCTGGCGCTGGATCGGGACCAGCATGCCTGGGACATTGTGGAGGGCCTTACGACTGAGGTCGGACCGCGGCTGGCCGGGACGCAAGCCGAGGCGCGCGCCCGCGACTGGGCGGTAACCAGGCTTACCGCAATGGGTTTCGCCAATGTCCGCATCGAGCCGTTCGACATGCCCGTCTGGTCACGCGGATTTGAAAGCGCGGAAATTCTGGCTCCATTCCCGCAAAGAATGGTCGTTGCCGCGCTCGGTAACAGCGGATCGACCGGTCCCGAGGGCGTGACTGGCGAGATTGTCGCGTTCGACAGTGTCGACGCGCTCAAGGCCGCGCCGGATGCGGCCGTCCGCGGCAAGATTGTGTTCGTCGATCACCTGATGCCGGCCAATCAGGATGGGTCCGGCTATGGGCAATTCGGAGCGCCGCGCCGGCAAGGGCCGACCATCGCATCGCAAAAGGGCGCCCAGGCGATCGTCATCCGCTCGATCGGCACCGACCATCACCGCAACCCGCACACCGGCGTGATGACCTTCAGCGATGGAGCCAAACCCATTCCTGCGGGCGCCTTGTCGATCCCCGATGCCGAGCAGTTGGTTAGAATCATCAAGCGAGGCCAGCCGGTCCGAATGCGGCTGGTGCTTCAGAACCAGACCATTCCCGGCCAGTCGGGCAATGTTATCGCCGAGGTACCAGGGCGCGATCCGTCACTGCCGCCGGTGCTGGTTGGCGGTCACCTGGACAGTTGGGACCAGGGCACCGGCGCGATCGACGATGGCGCTGGAGTGGCCATAGCGGCCGCCGCCGCCAAGCGGATCATGGATGCCGGCAGGCCGCTTCGGACGATACGGGTCGTCTGGTTCGGCGCCGAGGAGCCCGGCCTGTTCGGAGGCGAGGCCTATCGCGCCAAATATGGCAAGCAGCCGCACTATGCGCTGATCGAGAGCGACTTTGGCGCCGACAAGATCTGGAAGGTCGACAGCAAGCTGGGCGATGCCCGCAAGGCCGAGGCGGAGGCGATCGGCAAGGCGCTGGCGCCCCTTGGAATAGTCACGGGCAAGTTCGATGAGGCCGACGGCTCGGATATTGGCCCGATGCTGAAGGATGGCCATCCCGGTGTCGGGCTGAGCCAGGATGGAACTCGCTATTTCGACATCCACCACACGCCTGACGACACGCTCGACAAGATTGATCCCGCCCAGCTTAGGCAAAATGTCGCCGCCTGGACGGCGGTGCTGGCGATCCTGTCGGGCGGCATCGAGGAGCCAAAAGCCCGCAAGCGGCGTTAG